One window of the Pseudomonas knackmussii B13 genome contains the following:
- a CDS encoding winged helix-turn-helix domain-containing protein, whose translation MIRFVAIDLWDCSLDPVERLLRGSRRDGAAFSCNLSKPEYRLLQRLLMAPGTPVSRDELTSHAWHGRPVAAGSLSNAVFNVRQAFGAEDGHKVIRTVPNLGYRIQARVLDGLAEQPTLSALDAPPVLDKLAVARAPIAAIKRHNLRGWVLALAAGALANLAVVLWFAHSRASPLATETAHRVAYEYLADIGERHFFAQLAAAPSSRRIEQALKAFADHPPQLAADKSFVYVNRGDSDDEFSFFLCQDRLEAKAPDCSAYVILQDPHS comes from the coding sequence ATGATCCGTTTCGTTGCCATCGACCTCTGGGACTGCTCGCTGGACCCGGTCGAGCGTCTGCTTCGCGGCTCGCGCCGCGACGGCGCGGCGTTTTCCTGCAACCTGAGCAAGCCCGAGTACCGCTTGCTGCAGCGGCTGCTGATGGCGCCCGGCACGCCGGTCAGCCGTGACGAGCTGACCAGCCATGCCTGGCACGGCCGGCCGGTTGCCGCCGGCAGCCTGAGCAATGCGGTGTTCAACGTGCGCCAGGCCTTCGGCGCCGAGGACGGCCACAAGGTGATTCGCACCGTGCCTAACCTGGGCTACCGCATCCAGGCCCGGGTCCTCGACGGACTGGCGGAGCAGCCGACCCTCTCCGCGCTCGATGCCCCGCCGGTGCTGGATAAGCTCGCTGTTGCACGCGCGCCCATCGCCGCGATCAAGCGCCACAATCTGCGCGGATGGGTACTGGCCTTGGCTGCCGGGGCGCTGGCCAACCTGGCGGTCGTGCTGTGGTTCGCCCATTCGCGGGCCAGCCCCCTGGCTACCGAAACCGCGCATCGCGTGGCCTACGAGTACCTGGCGGATATCGGCGAGCGACACTTCTTCGCCCAGCTTGCGGCCGCGCCCTCCTCAAGGCGCATCGAGCAGGCATTGAAGGCGTTCGCCGACCACCCGCCGCAGCTTGCTGCCGACAAGTCCTTCGTCTATGTCAATCGGGGCGATTCGGACGACGAGTTCAGCTTCTTCCTCTGCCAGGACCGCCTCGAAGCGAAGGCGCCGGACTGCAGCGCCTACGTCATCCTGCAAGATCCCCACTCATGA
- a CDS encoding fimbria/pilus outer membrane usher protein, with amino-acid sequence MSIGIAGGSWVGSSAVADGDVIFDRGFLRDGGQALDLARFEAAPVLPPGTQRLDTFVNQRPVGRFDVTIEAESEHGPARTCFRRDDLPALGLDLRRLPEQERVQHLLAADCVDLRQLDPNIALDVDVSALTAHLAIPQAYIGRLVRGMVDPQDWDEGITAGFVGYNASAFRNQLDQTGGHDRYYASLNAGLNVAGWRLRHNGTYSRAEQGSEYQAGSTYAQHDLTALKAQGTLGEYFTPGDLFDAMPFTGVALASDERMLPDSQRGFAPTVRGSADTNAQVSIRQAGNLVYQTTVAPGPFVIDDLYNTGYAGDLEVTITEADGREKTFTVPYASVSQLLRPGNSRFSLAAGRYRDDQLDAPPAFVQGTYRYGLSNDLTLYTGSTLAENYLAVLGGAALNTRFGALGADVTRSQASGLPTQVQGIEPRMRGQSYRLTYSERLDATGTNLAIAAYRFSSEGYLSMANFAALKGSDFPTLYRERNRIQLDLDQPLGDSLSLFVNGMRQNYWDRSGTDTTYQAGIGKTFGWGALSFSASRTRQGGGNRRDDEQTQYLATLSVPLSFGERLTGAYLRTSAAYTDSRDRSLQTSLSGSAGETGQFGYSLYQSSNRDEGQRGETRGGSLQYTTSPVALGFSASSGEGYSQYTASARGTVLGYGDGVLFSAGQGETMGVIEAAGGKGARVGSGHNSHLDGQGKALVTGLSPYRRNEVLIDPKGASDDVEFKVSSQVVTPRQGAVVKLDYPTTIGRALLLQVSGEDGGSPPFGAEVLSAAGESLGMIGQAGLALLRIGDDPGPLQVRWGGEAGQSCRLVMGEPIATDSPGDMPRRSARCLAGA; translated from the coding sequence TTGTCCATCGGGATCGCCGGCGGCTCCTGGGTGGGCTCCAGCGCAGTGGCGGACGGCGACGTGATCTTCGATCGCGGATTCCTCCGCGACGGCGGTCAGGCGCTCGACCTTGCCCGCTTCGAAGCCGCGCCCGTCCTGCCACCGGGCACCCAGCGCCTGGATACCTTCGTCAACCAGCGACCGGTCGGCCGCTTCGACGTGACCATCGAGGCCGAGAGCGAGCACGGCCCTGCACGAACCTGCTTCCGCCGCGACGACTTGCCGGCGCTGGGCCTCGACCTGCGCCGGCTGCCGGAGCAGGAGCGGGTGCAGCACTTGCTCGCCGCGGACTGCGTCGACCTGCGTCAACTCGACCCCAACATCGCGCTGGACGTGGATGTCTCCGCGCTCACGGCCCACCTGGCGATACCCCAGGCGTACATCGGCCGCCTGGTGCGCGGCATGGTCGATCCGCAGGACTGGGACGAAGGCATCACGGCGGGCTTCGTCGGCTACAACGCCAGCGCCTTCCGCAACCAGCTCGACCAGACCGGCGGCCACGACCGCTACTACGCGAGCCTCAACGCCGGCCTCAACGTCGCCGGCTGGCGCTTGCGCCACAACGGCACCTACAGCCGTGCCGAGCAGGGCAGCGAATACCAGGCCGGCAGCACCTACGCCCAGCACGACCTCACCGCGCTGAAGGCGCAAGGCACGCTCGGCGAGTACTTCACCCCCGGCGACCTCTTCGATGCCATGCCCTTCACCGGCGTGGCCCTGGCCAGCGACGAGCGCATGCTGCCCGACTCCCAGCGCGGCTTCGCGCCGACGGTGCGCGGCAGCGCCGACACCAATGCGCAGGTGAGCATCCGCCAGGCCGGCAACCTGGTCTACCAGACCACGGTGGCGCCCGGCCCGTTCGTCATCGACGACCTGTACAACACCGGCTATGCCGGCGACCTCGAGGTGACCATCACCGAGGCCGACGGCCGCGAGAAGACCTTCACCGTGCCCTATGCCTCGGTGAGCCAACTGCTGCGCCCGGGCAACTCGCGCTTCAGCCTGGCCGCCGGCCGCTACCGCGACGACCAGCTCGACGCTCCACCGGCCTTCGTGCAGGGCACCTACCGCTACGGGCTCTCCAATGACCTGACCCTGTACACCGGCAGCACCCTGGCCGAGAACTACCTCGCCGTATTGGGCGGCGCGGCGCTCAATACTCGCTTCGGCGCCCTGGGCGCGGACGTCACCCGCTCCCAGGCCAGCGGGCTGCCGACGCAGGTCCAGGGCATCGAGCCGCGCATGCGTGGTCAGAGCTACCGGCTGACCTACAGCGAGCGCCTGGATGCCACCGGCACCAACCTCGCCATCGCCGCCTACCGCTTTTCCAGCGAGGGCTACCTGAGCATGGCCAACTTCGCGGCGCTCAAGGGCAGCGACTTCCCCACGCTGTACCGCGAACGCAACCGCATCCAGCTCGACCTCGACCAGCCGCTGGGCGACTCGCTGAGCCTCTTCGTCAACGGCATGCGGCAGAACTACTGGGACCGCAGCGGCACCGACACCACCTACCAGGCCGGCATCGGCAAGACCTTCGGCTGGGGCGCGCTCAGCTTCAGCGCCAGCCGCACCCGGCAGGGCGGCGGCAACCGGCGCGACGATGAGCAGACCCAGTACCTGGCGACCCTGAGCGTGCCGCTGAGCTTTGGCGAACGCCTGACCGGCGCCTACCTGCGCACCAGCGCCGCCTACACCGACAGCCGCGACCGCTCGCTGCAGACCAGCCTGAGCGGCAGCGCCGGCGAGACCGGCCAGTTCGGCTACAGCCTCTACCAGAGCAGCAACCGCGACGAAGGGCAGCGCGGTGAAACCCGTGGCGGCAGCCTGCAGTACACCACCTCGCCGGTCGCGCTCGGCTTCAGCGCCAGCAGCGGCGAGGGCTACAGCCAATACACCGCCTCGGCGCGCGGAACCGTCCTGGGCTACGGCGATGGCGTGTTGTTCAGCGCGGGCCAGGGCGAAACCATGGGCGTGATCGAGGCTGCGGGCGGCAAGGGCGCACGGGTGGGCAGCGGGCACAACAGCCATCTCGACGGGCAGGGCAAGGCGCTGGTCACCGGCCTGTCGCCCTATCGCCGCAACGAAGTGCTGATCGACCCCAAGGGCGCCTCCGACGACGTGGAATTCAAGGTCAGCTCCCAGGTGGTCACGCCGCGGCAGGGCGCGGTGGTCAAGCTGGACTACCCGACCACCATCGGCCGCGCGCTGCTCCTGCAGGTCAGCGGCGAAGACGGCGGCAGCCCTCCCTTCGGCGCCGAAGTGCTGAGCGCGGCCGGCGAATCGCTCGGCATGATCGGCCAGGCCGGCCTGGCGTTGCTGCGCATCGGCGACGACCCCGGCCCGCTGCAGGTGCGCTGGGGCGGGGAAGCCGGCCAGTCGTGCCGGCTGGTCATGGGTGAGCCCATCGCCACCGACAGCCCCGGTGACATGCCGCGCCGCTCGGCGCGCTGCCTGGCTGGCGCCTGA
- a CDS encoding fimbrial protein, translated as MKRNKTRLASLALLGAASLHAEGLIACTSKVTTTVSYPSPLLISVDFPLGSVLGTAQSVTTIDCTGDTKNYELRRSRSNAAYGMSDVEGVVQSGFIAVGVRWTNYNSATGETTLMTRTPMHDGSGPKLQLAKGVTTLTDTWELIKIGSGNLPAPGTFNMRPVAMDKVNKGTTTVVMSDLLTYQFESVEFVVPSCQAPGDLTVDMGQKRNTDFSGVGSTTAAKPIDIALQCEQNANVFITLSGDIDSSQPGTLKLSPAGQTASGVGVQILDESGEPVAFNTKLSHGQTSEAGPYTLKYQARYIQTAKTIVAGQANAALTYTLKYN; from the coding sequence GTGAAGCGCAACAAGACCCGTCTCGCCTCGCTCGCCCTGCTGGGTGCGGCGAGCCTCCACGCCGAGGGGCTGATCGCCTGCACCAGCAAGGTGACGACGACCGTCAGCTATCCTTCGCCGCTGCTGATATCGGTGGACTTTCCCCTGGGGTCGGTGCTGGGTACCGCGCAATCGGTCACTACCATCGACTGCACGGGCGATACGAAGAACTACGAGCTGCGCCGGTCCAGATCCAACGCTGCCTACGGCATGAGCGATGTCGAGGGCGTCGTCCAGTCCGGCTTCATAGCGGTAGGAGTGCGCTGGACCAACTACAACTCCGCAACGGGTGAAACGACCCTGATGACCCGTACGCCTATGCACGACGGCTCGGGGCCGAAGCTTCAGCTGGCAAAAGGCGTGACCACGCTCACCGACACCTGGGAGCTCATCAAGATCGGTTCCGGCAATCTGCCGGCACCGGGCACCTTCAACATGCGGCCGGTAGCCATGGACAAGGTGAACAAGGGCACTACCACCGTCGTCATGTCCGACCTGCTGACTTACCAATTCGAGTCCGTCGAGTTCGTCGTACCCAGCTGCCAGGCCCCGGGCGACCTTACCGTCGACATGGGCCAGAAGCGCAACACGGACTTCTCCGGCGTCGGCAGCACTACAGCGGCCAAGCCCATCGACATCGCGCTGCAGTGCGAGCAGAACGCGAACGTCTTCATCACGCTCTCCGGCGACATCGACAGTTCGCAACCCGGCACGCTCAAACTGTCCCCAGCCGGGCAGACGGCCTCCGGGGTGGGCGTGCAGATTCTCGACGAATCCGGCGAGCCGGTGGCCTTCAATACCAAGCTGTCCCATGGCCAGACCTCCGAGGCAGGCCCCTACACCCTGAAATACCAGGCGCGCTACATCCAGACCGCGAAGACCATCGTCGCCGGCCAGGCCAACGCCGCGCTCACCTACACCCTCAAGTACAACTGA